The following DNA comes from Ascaphus truei isolate aAscTru1 chromosome 1, aAscTru1.hap1, whole genome shotgun sequence.
tttatccttTCTCTTTATCGGTCTTAACCGGTATAGTAACACTTAAAAAGCGGATTCTAAGATGAAGCACCTTGCATTTGTCAAACATATTAAACATAGGGAgaaggggcggctcagtgagtaaagacactgactggcaccgagtttgaagcaggggagcctgttcTCCCtatgcctcgggcaccaaaaacatagattgtaagctccacggggcagggacctgtgctgcaaaatgtctctgtaaagcgctacgtaaaactagagcgctatacaagaacatgctattattattattattattatttattacatgCAACAGAAGGTAATATTAAATAACTGTTATATGGCAATATTTGATAACTGGCATATGGAATTTGGGTCCCTATAGAGTAATACATAGATACAGTAATTTCAAGTTAATGCATCACTGTGTGTTATATAGGCTCCCGCTAAATATAGACAAAGAATAATTGTGGCTCTAATTTCTTACTAGAAAAACTTGCAGTGctttactgattttttttttttgggggggggggggtagatcccTTATAATTGCTATATCTAGATTACTTTTAGGCCTTTATGAATGGAAAGATTATTTGTCAGGTCTCATCCACTTAGACTGCTTTAATAGTTTGTAATTTATGGCCATCTACTGAGCAGCAGTCAACAATACCATTCCCTATCCTAGATGATATCCATTCCATACTTTGAACTGTAATCTATTCCcatatatttaaaatatgtgGAAAAGATTTATTTCATATAATTGTAAAGCAAACACTTGCTAATGCAGGTGGTCTGTGGCTGCTTACAGGCAGGGGAAAAAAGGTGAGTTTTCCCAAGCTGTTTCTCACCTCATGCTTGGAATAGCGTGGTAACCTAATCGGAAGTTTGTGGTCTTTGGGTTTGTGTGTTCCTGTACCATCTTCTCCCCTATGGCATGCATGTGCTGCAGCAACTGCAGATGCTCAGCTCCTAGCACCTTCAGGCTGGAAATGGATTCCCATGGCAAAACCAAGAAATGGTGACGTGCTTTCGGGTATTTGTCCTTGATAACCACAATTTTATCATCCTTGAAGACCTACATAAAATTGTTATAAACGATCCTCTGACAAATCACTCCAAAAAGACATGTTCATGGGTTTTATCAAATGTCCATATCAAATATAAGAGCAATCCATGATCTTTAAATAGTAATGATATAACCTTGTATGTGAATATAGATGGACATCAAAATAGATAGTTACAGTATAAAACATGTGACAGCTTCACTGTTCGTTCTCACCAGGCATGTTTTTGATTATTACTCTGCTGATGTTTCTATCAGAAAATTAACACAATCAAGATGTGTGATGATGAAACAATATTTAGGGTGACTAATTATAATCACAACTTAGTACCATCAGAATCGGCTGTTTCAATCCATAAGGTTTAAATGCATTGATATTTGCATTACACATAGTATACATTGACAAATTATAAAATTATGGTAATCTACAATGAATCAACAGCTCTAATGGCCAGATCCAGAGAGGTCTGTTAATTCATGGCTCATAACGTACCGGTATCAAAATCCACAAAACTAATTCTATGCAAAAACAACGGTCGTTAGTGATCCCCTTAGCATAGGCTTTAATGGCATGTTAAATTAGCACAGCCTTGCGTTACattcaaataacatggcgttaaaccTGTCTTACCCAAAGGCGGTGTTATTTCCACACAGACCCTGAATAGGTATtgaaataaagtaaaaaataaaaaaatagaagacaggagagggaaagAACCCTTTATAAATAACAATATGTTAGTTAGATCATACCgaactgtggtcttacacttatccagaccctgtaagaGACCTATTTCaaggtctggatgtgagtaacaccacctttaaccatgacctaactaacgtaacgTTAAATTCCTGTGTTAACTATAATCGAGTTCTGTGGACAGCGTTGCTAgtgggaacacctcttttgcacatCATTAGTGTTAACGTCCGTTATAGGAACACAAGAGCTCGttacggctgaaaacagcactgcATCATGGAGCTGTGAAGATACCCGTTAGCACTTAAATGTGTGTTAACTTAAGTTAGTGCATCGTTAAGTcaataacagagctctgtggatcagGGCCTAAGAACCAACAATGCATGTGAAATGTAACTTGAAAAGAATTATAAAGATGTTACGATTATACTGGAAATggaaggcagattttttttttttagcagtatGACCACGCAATGAGGTTTTACCATCTTCTACAAATATAGGCATATAAGCAAAAATGTTACATAGCTTTAATAGCATGTACCACATAATACTGTTTAATGATCGCAAAACTCTATTGTCACCTGCATGGCTGGATCCTTCATTGAAACCTTTAACCCTTGGCTCCAATGTCCATGATTTTTTACCTGAGAATAAAAGGAAGAATCAAAAGGCAAAAATATGACTTCCAAGAGATGAAAACAATTCTCTGTGTCTACTGTTCAATGTTGCATTTGTATGAAATCAGAGACCGCAGGTTATTTCATTGAACTTCGATAGTGCCAATTATTAACTTGAATATGAGGCTCCATGTGATGGCACTCCGTTTATTGAATAACCCCCAAGGTAACTTCCAAAGGAAGGCATGGAGTGCGCCTGCGATTCCCTGGTATATAAAATAATTCATATAAAAATGAAAAGAACGAACTACAACAAATCAGCATTTCATGTTTGTGCCAGGTCTGCTGTTTTGATGGTCTAAATCCAACTTACATTTAAATTCATGTAATATCTGTTATGCAATGATTATGACTAACTTTACTAATTTATATGTGCCAAGTATGATTTCATATTTAAGCCCAAAAGCAAACTACCAAATATTAAGTGATACAATACATGCTGCTTTTGTTAGAAGCTAATCAGAAGCCCACACATAAAGAAAATAAAGCTGTAGCATTCCCAAAGTGCTATTTCTAAAGTTGCCAGGATCAGGACAGACTTATGCAACAGTAGACAGTTAAAAATGGTGGCATTTTATAAGCTTGTGAGAAATATAAACACAGGAGGTTTTCAATTTCAGGCAATGTAGAAAACAAAAGCAAATCGCCATAAAGGAaaataggaagaaaaaaaaacaaaaactgtaCATACATAGGGCCAAATTACTAAGCAGTACTACTTCATAAGACACCTTTCAGCAAGACAAGAAATATTGCACTAGTCAAGTGAATGAGCTGTAAGGGATCTTTGACGACGGAAAGATTTACAAAGTGTAGGGTAATATGGCCCTTTATTGCTCATACACTCTAATGTAAGCCGTCTTCCAACATccagaaggtgttttatggaatagcattGCCAAGCAAATGCGAGTCATAATCGTTAAACTTTTTGTACACACAAAAATGTGGCTGTGAAAAGGGAATGGCATCATTTCCGTACTATGAGAAACATAAAATACCCAATAATTTAATAGACTGTAGAATTAGGGGATTTTCTTGTAAAGTTGCTGAAAATAGGGCAAATGCCTTCTTAACATCTAACATAAGCACTGCTCTGCATACCTCAGGCGTATTTAGTTCCTTTTTGGAAGAAACACTGTCGATGCTGCTGTTTGTCTTTGAGTTGGAAGCACTGCCATCAGATTCTGTTTTCACGCACTTTCTAGTGCTTTCCATGCTCTCATTTAGAGAGCTCTCATGAAGCCTCTTGTTAAAATTTTTCTTCACCTCTTTTTTTGGTACGGGCTCTCCTGTTCCATCCAAAAACTCTACTGTATAGGGGTAAAGATTATTCACCACTTGCAAGGTCTGTCCAGGCTTAATCTTTACTTCTTGGCCTTTGGCAATATGCACAGAATCAATACTTGTTGGGTTGGTTCCTATCTATGGGATAGGAGTAAGAAAACTTATTATTCTGTTATAGCTGGCTGCACAACTACTTTTTCTGCGCTTCTCAGATGTGTGATTTGAACATGATGTATACTGCTTTTAGTGCGTGCACCACACACAATGCTGGTATATTGAGGACATACAATATGTGCAGCTGTCTATCCAAAATTTTAAAGCtggcatttaaaaataaaaaattatatatattttttttaacacaacacTGAAACAGAATACCGCATCAAATCAAACTGATCATCATGAACCAATGTCAAAACCAGAAGAGAGTCCCTATTAAATAATAGGAGACCTCTGTCGGCGGTGCTGGAGGGATATACAAAGTATATGAaccacaataaagaaaaaaagatccCTCACAAAAACCACTCGGacatatatgtataaatgtgaaaaaaaatgaGCATTTATTACATCAATTAAATCCAAAACTATAAACAAaggaaataacacacacacaaaatcagacATAACACTGACTTAAAAAAAGCCTACCTACTGTACTCCTAAATAAATGAGACAAAATGTGAACAGGACTGGTATAATGCGTATGTGGAAAGAACCTGGGAAAGCCCTCTATGTAACAAAAAACCATACTGGGGACAAAGTACCCAGCGTGACTGCGACCATCCGGTTATGAGAGAGGACAGAAAATGTATACCAGGTGCCTAACTGCTTCGCTGCATAGCTATGACTCTTAATTAGAGCCAAACCCACATGTAATATGTAGGAACACCCTAAGGGACACAGACAAACATGCAAACAACAGAACAGACATATACAAATACGTGCATAAATCAAATGTGCACATGTCCTATATCAATAAAGGCTGCAAACATTGCCTGTGGGGAAGAGGAGAACAAGCTCCAAACATAACCAAGGATAGAAATAACAAGGCAATGCTTAGAACATGATGGAATCACACAGCTACCACTCAGGGAAGAACGCTGGTAAGCCGAAACGCGTCAGTGGGGTTAATCTGATGCCGTACTACTGATTACTCCAGGACATATGCTATAACTTTTGGACTTTGGTTGTTGGATTCTACGACGCTGCATTCTATTGGGGTTGACCCCCATTTGGGACTGGGCTTTCATTCAACACTGCGCATCTCCTATGGCTGAGTATATTTATTTTCTATGTTGGTTCATACTATAGAACCACACAGCAGTGTGATTCCATCATGTTCTAAGCATTGCCTTGTTATTTCTATCCTTGGTTATGTTTGGAGCTTGTTCTCCTCTTCCCCACAGGCAATGTTTGCAGCCTTTATTGATATAGGACATGTGCACATTTGATTTATGCACATATTTGTATATGTCTGTTCTGTTGTTTGCATGTTTGTCTGTGTCCCTTAGGGTGTTCCTACATATTACATGTGGGTTTGGCTCTAATTAAAAGTCATAGCTATGCAGCGAAGCAGTTAGGCACCTGGTATACATTTTCTGTCCTCTCTGCTAACCGTGCAATCACGCTGGGTACTTTGTCCCCAGTGTGGTTTTTTGTTACATAGAGGGCTTTCCCAGGTTCTTTCCACATACGCATTATACCAGTCCTGTTCACATTTTGTCTCATTTATTTAGGAGTACAGTAGGTAGGCTTTTTTAAGTCAGTGTCATGtctgattttgtgtgtgttttatttcctTTGTTTATAGTTTTGTATTTAATTGATGTAATAAatgctcatttttttcccacatttatacatatatgtctgagtgctttttgtgagggatctttttttctttattgtggttcatattcatatatatgtttatgattttgaagcaaaaggtggcactgtgtgctcatttgcatgtcatttcccagaatctgataatggtgaaaggcggggttcagacttgtctaagacatgcaaatgagcatacagtaatatttccatttgatatatatatatatatatatatatatatatatatatatatatatatatatatatatatatatatatattatatagatcccattcaatatgtgcatcaatacaatctgcatactgacaagtgattagctaagttgcagatcgatcactTGCTCGGGTTacatttaattcagttcttgcacagcattctgggcaatgtagtcctggaatatgattgactggtcagttactagatacaattggttcactgctagagagaggtcggggctcaagagccagagcctatcagatggggaagggggctgtcactttggaaatgcttcctacattagaaacattaaaaatgtctttaaaaactttttttctttaaatgctaaaagtattttcttaTTGTAAAGAACTGATTAATTTTATTTAAcatcaacaaaaaaaacaaacacatgtaggatattgattGAACTGCTGATTTAAGGTACTACTATTACCATACAACCATTTAGCCAAGCAGCACAGCAAAAATAATGGGCATTAATACATATGCAATACAGTACAATCTAGTAAAAAAAGCATACCATAGATCCTTCCCAATAGAGCACAAACATTCAGAGCTGTATATACTATGAGAAAGCTGCCAATCCATGACTACCACAAATAATAAACATATTGGGGCATTTGTAACCaggttaaaaaaattttttataaagAAGAAAAATCCCACTAAAATGGATACATCTGGTGCAGTTAGTTTTaacccagaattgcaccacttttgcgtTGATAGACATTAGCTAATGACTGTTTTAATCCCATTCAGAATTCCCAGGCTGGACAAAAAACTCCAgaatatatgtacacatatagcagggcgcaaaagagaagagaaaacacactattagtataaattttaaaatgattaatatttataatatacATGAAATAACACTTACATAAAATTGGATCACAATGAATCCAAACTTCACTGGGGGAGCTTGAAAGAGGGGTAGATGAGAGCGTGTGTGCTACCACTTTGGAAAGATCCCAAAAAGGCTCGATGTTCCGGTGGCAAAGTTCGTCTAACTCAAATATCAAAAatccacccctgcacctcgcgCTGCAAACACCGCAGGGAAGTTTCAAAAACAGCTGCCCGGAGGAACGTAATGACGCTGCCTCTctgctgcgtgtgacgtcacctctaTCACACTATCACACGCAGCAGAGAGGCAGCGTCATTACGTTCCTCCGGGCAGCTGTGTTTGAAACTTCCCTGCGGTGTTTGCAGcgcgaggtgcaggggtggatTTTTGATATTTGAGTTAGACGAACTTTGCCACCGGAACATCGAGCCTTTTTGGGATCTGACCAAAGTGGTAGCACACACGCTCTCATCTACCCCTCTTTCAAGCTCCCCCAGTGAAATTTGGATTCATTGTGATCCGATTTTATGTAAGTGTTATTTCATgcatattataaatattaatcaTTTTTAAATTTATACTAATAGTGTGTTTTCTCTTCTCTTTTGCACCCTgctatatgtgtacatatattcGGTTGTTTGCCTCGCTTATCACGGGAGAGTGAGGAGCTGCAGAGAGACTTTAATTCACACTTTTTGGGACGTACAAGAATTTCTGGGACCGCGCGCACtcaatattttatttcattggaCAAAAAAATCCTACTTCATCTAAATGGGAATGTCTCACA
Coding sequences within:
- the APTX gene encoding aprataxin isoform X1 translates to MLMNPFRGQSEQCCYTPPPVSLLPLSLSSLAVTPWQWSIESISDTDRATMPECWLVSKNEKHIRIRLPHSEAVVIGRSPETQIVDKKCSRQQVQLKADCNKGYVKIKQIGTNPTSIDSVHIAKGQEVKIKPGQTLQVVNNLYPYTVEFLDGTGEPVPKKEVKKNFNKRLHESSLNESMESTRKCVKTESDGSASNSKTNSSIDSVSSKKELNTPEVKNHGHWSQGLKVSMKDPAMQVFKDDKIVVIKDKYPKARHHFLVLPWESISSLKVLGAEHLQLLQHMHAIGEKMVQEHTNPKTTNFRLGYHAIPSMSHVHLHVISQDFDSPCLKNKKHWNSFTTDYFLESKDVIEMVKTTGKVIVKDGVSQLLQSALQCHVCKQQQATIPQLKEHLKSHLTQ
- the APTX gene encoding aprataxin isoform X4; this translates as MPECWLVSKNEKHIRIRLPHSEAVVIGRSPETQIVDKKCSRQQVQLKADCNKGYVKIKQIGTNPTSIDSVHIAKGQEVKIKPGQTLQVVNNLYPYTVEFLDGTGEPVPKKEVKKNFNKRLHESSLNESMESTRKCVKTESDGSASNSKTNSSIDSVSSKKELNTPEVKNHGHWSQGLKVSMKDPAMQVFKDDKIVVIKDKYPKARHHFLVLPWESISSLKVLGAEHLQLLQHMHAIGEKMVQEHTNPKTTNFRLGYHAIPSMSHVHLHVISQDFDSPCLKNKKHWNSFTTDYFLESKDVIEMVKTTGKVIVKDGVSQLLQSALQCHVCKQQQATIPQLKEHLKSHLTQ
- the APTX gene encoding aprataxin isoform X3; protein product: MRIAERSGHLYLRATMPECWLVSKNEKHIRIRLPHSEAVVIGRSPETQIVDKKCSRQQVQLKADCNKGYVKIKQIGTNPTSIDSVHIAKGQEVKIKPGQTLQVVNNLYPYTVEFLDGTGEPVPKKEVKKNFNKRLHESSLNESMESTRKCVKTESDGSASNSKTNSSIDSVSSKKELNTPEVKNHGHWSQGLKVSMKDPAMQVFKDDKIVVIKDKYPKARHHFLVLPWESISSLKVLGAEHLQLLQHMHAIGEKMVQEHTNPKTTNFRLGYHAIPSMSHVHLHVISQDFDSPCLKNKKHWNSFTTDYFLESKDVIEMVKTTGKVIVKDGVSQLLQSALQCHVCKQQQATIPQLKEHLKSHLTQ
- the APTX gene encoding aprataxin isoform X2; this encodes MRIAERSGHLYLRRETKATMPECWLVSKNEKHIRIRLPHSEAVVIGRSPETQIVDKKCSRQQVQLKADCNKGYVKIKQIGTNPTSIDSVHIAKGQEVKIKPGQTLQVVNNLYPYTVEFLDGTGEPVPKKEVKKNFNKRLHESSLNESMESTRKCVKTESDGSASNSKTNSSIDSVSSKKELNTPEVKNHGHWSQGLKVSMKDPAMQVFKDDKIVVIKDKYPKARHHFLVLPWESISSLKVLGAEHLQLLQHMHAIGEKMVQEHTNPKTTNFRLGYHAIPSMSHVHLHVISQDFDSPCLKNKKHWNSFTTDYFLESKDVIEMVKTTGKVIVKDGVSQLLQSALQCHVCKQQQATIPQLKEHLKSHLTQ